One Halobacterium zhouii genomic region harbors:
- a CDS encoding cupin domain-containing protein — protein sequence MRHAALEDQPTAVSAADVFRPLTDALGLTDIALNHYELTPGDSLGFCYHAHETQEEVFCVTEGVVTFDTEDGRERVAAGELVCFGPGEFQRGFNRGDERAAVLAIGAPRDGGEVELKRACPDCGKRTPHRIEWENGDAVPTCRSCRAETGRYSR from the coding sequence ATGCGTCACGCCGCCCTCGAAGACCAGCCTACCGCCGTGAGCGCTGCCGACGTGTTCCGCCCACTCACCGACGCACTCGGACTCACCGACATCGCGTTGAACCACTACGAACTCACGCCCGGCGACAGCCTCGGCTTCTGCTACCACGCCCACGAAACCCAGGAGGAGGTGTTCTGTGTCACCGAGGGAGTCGTGACGTTCGACACAGAGGACGGCCGGGAACGCGTCGCAGCGGGCGAACTCGTGTGCTTCGGGCCGGGCGAGTTCCAGCGCGGATTCAACCGCGGCGACGAGCGAGCGGCGGTGCTCGCTATCGGCGCTCCACGGGACGGTGGCGAGGTGGAACTCAAGCGAGCGTGCCCGGACTGCGGCAAGCGGACGCCCCACAGAATCGAGTGGGAGAACGGTGACGCCGTTCCCACCTGTCGAAGCTGTCGCGCGGAGACGGGCCGCTACAGCAGGTAG